From the genome of Bos indicus x Bos taurus breed Angus x Brahman F1 hybrid chromosome 19, Bos_hybrid_MaternalHap_v2.0, whole genome shotgun sequence:
CGGTGCGGACGGATGGAAAGAGCGGCTCGAGGTGTCGTTGCTAGGAGACCGGACGCCTGATGACGCACCGGGGAGGGCGGGCTCTCAGGTGCCGGGTTCGGCGCATGAGGATTGCTGCTCCAGCTGGCGGCTCCTCCCTCCGCTTCCGGTCCTGGGACTACCCACAATCCTTAGCTCTTTCCGTCGCGGTCGTCTCCCGGTCCTTCTTCCGGTGGCGATGGCTGCGGCCGTGGCTGGGATGTTGCGAGGGGGTCTCCTACCCCAGGCGGGTAAGGAGCGGCCCACGTCTTCGCGGCGCGTTCTGGCCGATGCTCTCTATTCGTCTCCCTCCTCTGCTGCTGGTCATTTCCCCAAAGTTCTGATCCCAGACAGCTCTCGATGACTAGATGTTAGTTTAATGAGTGATTTTTGAGTACCTTATATAGACCAGGCACAGTGAtaagtactttacatgtattacTTCGCTTAAACCTTAAAGCATCCTATGAAGATCTCTGGCCTGATCTAATTTCCTGTGATTCCAGATTCTAGTAATAACAGCAACACAGCAGAAGCCTCGGGGACAACCACAGTACTTATTCTCTATCCCCTAGTCCCCCTGCCTTGTTTAGGGTTTAAACCCATTACCCAGTTTTTTCTGCCTCCAGAAATTAAGATCTCAGGCCTTCCGTAGCCACCCTCTGCAAAGGTCTCCCCTGTTAAGTCTatctgtcaccctgtttattgacCCCTTCGCCTCTTCACACACTGTACTTTTGCATTTGTTTGTCTTCTCTATTAGACTTTAAACTCCATCAAGGCAGAACCGTATTCATTCAGCATAGCCAGCAGGTGGCATGGTGCTTGACATTAGTAAGCATGCTGtagatatttgtttaatgaatgattTTGAGTACCTTATATAGACCAGGCGCAGTGATAAGTACATGTATTTCATTTAAACCATAAAGCATCCTATGAAGAAGGCATTCTCTTCCCCtctttacaggtgaagaaactccTTGAATGGTCAAGGTcacagccagtaagtggcagaagAAAGATTGGAAATTGGCTCCATGTGTGTCAATTCTATCTCACTAAAACTGCAAAAATTTGGTTCCATCTGATACAGAGCTTGTGCTCTCAACAGTTAGGATTTGTGGCCACTAGCAAGAAAACCTCTCACTTCAGCAAAATCTCCATGCTCTCTGATTATTAGAGCCACCTTCTGACTGCAACTTTCCCTGAGATCCCATCCTAGGCTTGGGGAGGGCTGAAAATGGGAAGCTGTAACCTGAGTCCTTTTGTTGAGAATGAAGGGGTTTCTTTGGCCTTGGTATCTCGAGTGTCTCCCTTGTCTTCTGAGGGGTGCTCTGCAGCAATGCCTGTAAAAAAGGAAAGTAGAGAGGAGAAAAACTTGTTTGGGGGGAGATGTGAGAACAGTATAACTTCTCCCTCCTGCTTCAAATCCTGGGGGAAGGAGTAGTGcttagagcagtgattctcaaacttcagCCCTCATCAgtatcacctggagggcttgttaacaCACTGTTCGCTGGGCTCCTCTTCAGAACTACTGACTCCTCATCAgtatcacctggagggcttgttaacaCACTGTTCCCTGGGCTCCTCTTCAGAGCTACTGACTCAGGAGATCCAGGACAGGGCCTGAGAAGTTGTATTTCTTACAAGTTCTGGGTGATGCTGATGTTGGGTTGGGAGTTGGTGGTAGTGCATACTTTGAGAGCCACTGGCTTAAAGTTGGCAAATTGTGGCAGGGCTGGTCTTTTCTCCATAGTTAGTTGTATTAGAAACAGGCTGCATCTGTTTGTTTACATGGTGACTGGCTGCTTCCATGATACAGTGGCAGAGATGGCTCTCAAACATAACATTTTTGTTTGGTCACTTAAGAAAAATTTGTTCaactctttccttttaaaaatgtgttcgaAATGCTTTCTCCTTTGCTCCTGTTTTTCCTCATCTCTGTGCATAAAGAAGAGCTGGAGAAGTGGGTTCCTCCAGGATGAAGCACCTGAGCTAAGGTCACccattaaagagaagaaaaggtttGCGGATTCAGGCTTTCCAGCAGACAGTTCCTTGTTCCACTCAATGCCAAGGCTAGCTTTGTGAGCTCCATGCATAGAGGGTGGATTCTTTGTCTCTGGAGCAGACTAAGGTTCTTTGTCTCTGGGATAGACTAAGGCTTCCAAGAGGCTACATCTCACCACGTGGCCCTTTTTTTCTCCCAGGCCGGCTGCCCACCCACCAGTTTATCCGCTATGGCTCCAAGGCTGTTACTCGCCACCGTCGTGTGATGCACTTTGAGCGGCAGAAGCTGATGGCTGTGACTGAGTATATTGCCCCCAAACCTGTTGTCAACCCAAGATGCCTGccgccccctcccagccccccgcAGGAGGTGAGGAGGCTGGGCATGTCGCCTGGTGGTGGGATGGTGGATTAAAGTGATCTTGTCTCTGTGGCCATAATGAAGTAGCACTCCACGACATTGTCATCTACATTGTTACTTCCCCACTTTGATCCCAGAGTTCAGATCCTTTAAAATGAAATCTGCCCTTGATTCTCTGTTGGCCTCTTGGACTCCGTGGATTGGACAGGTGTGGGTTTCCTTCACTCTTGTCTCCAAAAATGTGTGCTTGAAACTCTCCACATAGGTGAGGGGAAGAGAGAACATCCCACTGATCTTGAAGCTCCCAGGTTTTCTTAGAGGAACAATACAAAGTTTTTGGTCCTTGAAAGAGGGCAGAAAGATCAGTGGAGTATTGTTAACTTGATGGTGGTTTTCAACTCCCCAAGTTCtcaactttgagaaacactgtctTGAGAAAATGAAGTCTTGTTCTGTGAAAATACCTCAATTTTGAATCAACACTGTAAAAGAGTAATCTTGTATTTAAATTGATAAAAGAATTCAACATGAGTACAGTCTCAGAGGGCTAATTAAGTAATTTTGACAATATTATTATCAAAATAACATGAGCTGGGTCAGACTGTTGTCCATTTCAAAGGGACTGAGTGTTCTCAGGTGTTAAAAACACTGCTCTaggcacatggaactctgttcaatgttatgtgccagcctggatggaagaGGGGTTTGGGGAAGAGTggccacatatatatatacgggTGAGTCTCTTGGCTTTTCATCTGAAACTACCTCAACAGTGTTAATCAGCTGCACTCCAATACAACATAAAAAGTTTAATGTTTGAGGGGAAGAATGCTGTTCCAGGgcatttcctggcagtccagtggttagaactctgctcTTTAACTGCCAAAGGCttgagttcagtccttggtcggggcactaagatcccacaagctgcatggcgcCATAAAAAGATGatagtataaaattttaaaataataaaaatgctgcTCTGAAGCCTGTAGTTATCAGATGGAAATGAAAGGGTGGAGTGAGAGAACATGTTTCTGAGAGTCAGGGGCCCGGTTCTCCTTCCTGTGCCCTAATCTTCACTTGGGCATCACTGGGAGCTCTGGCACCCATCCCTGAGGGAGTAAGGAGTACTAGAAGGGGCAGCTTATGTCCCCTTGGTCCTCCCTTCTTGACCTCAGGAGACAGGCCTCATCCGGCTCCTCCGTCGGGAGATAGCCGCAGTTTTCCGAGACAACCGAATGATAGCTGTCTGCCAGAACGTGGCTATGAGCGCGGAGGACAAGCTTCTCATGCGGCACCAGCTGCGGAAGCACAAGATCCTGATGAAGGTCTTCCCCAACCAGGTAGGGAGTGGACCCTCATTCCCCGCCTTGTTCCCCACCCGCTCCACCCCCATGTCAGACCGCAGCATCTCTCCCAAGAAGTGGCATTCCCAGCTCCCTTCCATGGCAGCTCTCTAGTCCGGGCCCTGAACTGTGTTAGGGCTTGAGGAGACCTTCATTAGCTTGAGCCCACAGCCTGGTGTGGCCTGTGACCAAGGTGGGTGACTCTTCCTCCTACTCAACCCCAGTAAGCCCTTCTCTCCTGCCGGTCCAGATCCTAAAGCCCTTCCTGGAGGATTCCAAATACCAAAACTTGCTGCCCCTTTTCGTGGGGCACAACTTGCTGCTGGTCAGTGAAGAACCCAAGGTCAAGGAGATGGTGCGAATCTTGAAGAGTGTGCCTTTCCTGCCGCTGCTGGGTGAGCAGCcagttgggggtggggctgaAGTGGAAGTGGGTGCTCCAGCAGCCTGGTGTCACCTTCAAGGCTCGTGTGGGTAAAAGTGTGGCCATGCTTGGAGGGGACCCCTCCTCACAATGGGGCCTGCCTGTGTCACTCTGGGGAGGGGAAGTTCAGACACCTTGAGTCTAGTCAGGGGTGTTTTGTTGTTtatagttactaagtcgtgtctgactattttgcgACCTTaaggagtatagcccaccaggctcctctgtctatgggaattcccaggcaagaacactggagtgggttgccatttcctcctccgggggatcttccagacccaggggttgaactcagatctcctgcattagtaggtggattctttaccactgagccaccagggaagtccagtaagGGGGTAGTGGGTGTTGAAACCCACACAGATGAATATGCTTAAACAGGCCAAGGGAAGGGTGCTGAGGGACAGGATTCCTCTGACGCTGAGAAACCCTGGAGGTGCTTCTTCTGGAGAATTCTGATTTCACAGTTATCTGTTGGTGGGGCAGGAATCTGTGTATATAATACAGATAATACAAattccgcccccgcccccgcctccatCAACATGCACTCCATGGTTCTTCAAGGAAGTTTAGGAGGAAACACTGATGTTGTGGGGGTTACATAATACACGGAAGGGTTTTCCAGGAAGAGttaggaaggagaggaggggactGATCTGAAAcactgggagtggggtgggacaCAGGTAGGGACTGGACCTGGGGGAAGGCTGGGAGGTAGAAAAGGGTGGTGAGAGCAGATTCCTAGGGTGGAACCGTTGTCTTTGAAGAGGAAACTCCTGTGTGGGAGCCTCGCTGATCCTGTGTTCCTCTAGGTGGCTGCATTGATGACACCATCCTCAGCAGGCAGGGCTTCATCAACTACTCCAAGCTCCCTAGCCTGGCCCTGGCACAGGGGGAGCTGGTGGGAGGGCTCACCCTCCTCACAGCCCGGACCCACTCCCTGCTGCAGCACCACCCGCTCCAGCTGACTGCCCTGCTGGATCAGTATGCCAGACAACAGCACGAGGGGGACCCTGTCGTGCCAGCCAGCGCGCAGCCGGATCCTCCCAACCCTGTTCAGGACTCGTAGCCAGCCTCCTGTACCCAGCCTGCCCATAAATACATTCTGCCCTGTTGGCTGTTGGAGACATGGGGAACTTAGGGTGGGGAGTGGTGGTGTTACCTGGCGTTTACTGACAATGATCTCTTCCAGTACATGGCCACCCAGAGATGTAGGGGAATTTCATTTCACAACAGAGGCTTGTAATCACTATCTTTGTTTCTAGTTTTCCTAACTTGGGACCTGATAGGAGCCATCTCTGTCCGTTTTCCAGGTCCAAGGCGGAGAAGCCCTGCCTTCTGTTTTCACTGTGCCTCGCTGCACACGCCTCCCAGCCTAGCCCCTTGTGGCTCCTACGTGCCAGAATAGCTCAGCTGAGTAGGTAATTGTGCTGAGAATGGCATCTGTTGAGAGCCTGCTGTGCCAGGCCCACTCTTTACCACTTTACATGTGCTAGTTCCTTGATTTCTCACATAATTATCCCGATTTCACAGACAGGAAGACTGTGGGGAAAAGAAGTCAAATGGCCTGTGAAAGGCCATGCTGTTAGTAAGAGGCAgcacagggactgaaccaggtGCTTTTCAGCTGTGAGGATGCTCCCCTGGTTTTCTACACTAGAGCTTTCTCATTAGGGCCCCAAGAGTGCTTTGAGTGTTCATTCTGTGCCCTCGGGGTGTGTCGTGTCATGGGAAAGTTGGGAGCACTGCTTTATGATAAagtgaaatacatttttcttaactGTGCTTTGCTGTTTATAAGCTTATCCTCCCTGTAGACATATTCCCAAGGTCATCTCTGACTCACCTCCCTTCCTAGAACATCTCCCTCATCCCGTGTCCAAGCCTGCCACTTGCCTGTACCTGCTCCCTCAAATGACACTGCTTACACGCTTGTCTTTTTGAAGGTAGCCGCCCGCTTTACCAAGTAGCTGACGTGTCTCAGGTGGTTCAAAACAAAAGAGCTGATGGGGAGGAAACCAGGATTCTGTTTCAATGATGGGGTCTGAAGGCTCTTAGTAGGAGTCCTCATCCAGGTCTTAGGGAACTGAAAGTTTCTCATGGAGGATGTTTAACTTGGAGCCCGCCCTTGTCCTTGATGGGAGCGCGTTCTGGGTGGACACGGGCGATGCACGGAGGTGGCCGTGGCTCATTTCTGGGACTTGGAGCAGTGCCTCAGCTTCCTCGGTCCTGGGCAGACGCTGCTGTGGCAGTGGCGATCTGCGGCAGCTTTTCCTTCCCTGGTCCAGGACCAGCTTCCCACCGTGCCCAGCTCTGCCCTTCGCCCAGGGATGCTCAATCAACATAAAGTGAATTAAAAGGCCCTTGAGGCTCCTGGGTGCTAGAGCTAGTCTGGCCAGTGCTGCCCAGTGCTctccctggctccagagccctgcCAGGTGCCAACAGTGCCCTCCTGGGGTGGCAGGAACGGTGCCGAGGTTCTGAATGGAACACACAGTATGCATCTTCTGAGAGATGTAAGACCCTGAAGGGTAAGCTGAGACCCAGGCGGAGACAGCTGGATGGGAAAGCGGCCCACGTCACATTGGAAATCAAAGAACCTCAGACTGCACCCTTCACCCGCTGGCGGTGCCTG
Proteins encoded in this window:
- the MRPL10 gene encoding 39S ribosomal protein L10, mitochondrial isoform X1 — encoded protein: MAAAVAGMLRGGLLPQAGRLPTHQFIRYGSKAVTRHRRVMHFERQKLMAVTEYIAPKPVVNPRCLPPPPSPPQEETGLIRLLRREIAAVFRDNRMIAVCQNVAMSAEDKLLMRHQLRKHKILMKVFPNQILKPFLEDSKYQNLLPLFVGHNLLLVSEEPKVKEMVRILKSVPFLPLLGGCIDDTILSRQGFINYSKLPSLALAQGELVGGLTLLTARTHSLLQHHPLQLTALLDQYARQQHEGDPVVPASAQPDPPNPVQDS
- the MRPL10 gene encoding 39S ribosomal protein L10, mitochondrial isoform X2, coding for MVKVTASRLPTHQFIRYGSKAVTRHRRVMHFERQKLMAVTEYIAPKPVVNPRCLPPPPSPPQEETGLIRLLRREIAAVFRDNRMIAVCQNVAMSAEDKLLMRHQLRKHKILMKVFPNQILKPFLEDSKYQNLLPLFVGHNLLLVSEEPKVKEMVRILKSVPFLPLLGGCIDDTILSRQGFINYSKLPSLALAQGELVGGLTLLTARTHSLLQHHPLQLTALLDQYARQQHEGDPVVPASAQPDPPNPVQDS
- the MRPL10 gene encoding 39S ribosomal protein L10, mitochondrial isoform X3 gives rise to the protein MHFERQKLMAVTEYIAPKPVVNPRCLPPPPSPPQEETGLIRLLRREIAAVFRDNRMIAVCQNVAMSAEDKLLMRHQLRKHKILMKVFPNQILKPFLEDSKYQNLLPLFVGHNLLLVSEEPKVKEMVRILKSVPFLPLLGGCIDDTILSRQGFINYSKLPSLALAQGELVGGLTLLTARTHSLLQHHPLQLTALLDQYARQQHEGDPVVPASAQPDPPNPVQDS